The Pantoea vagans genome includes a window with the following:
- the speE gene encoding polyamine aminopropyltransferase, whose amino-acid sequence MAQNEMWYETLHAGFGQYFTVDKLLYRDKTAHQDLVIFENAAFGRVMALDGVVQTTERDEFIYHEMMTHVPILAHGKAKRVLIIGGGDGAMLREVSRHSSVEQITMVEIDAGVVSFCKEYLPNHSAGAFDDTRLNLVIDDGVNFVNQTEEKFDVIISDCTDPIGPGESLFTSEFYAGCKNALNPGGIFVAQNGVCFLQQEEAINSHRKLSHYFSDVSFYQAAIPTYYGGIMTFAWATDNETQRQWDAATLQSRLDDADLRCRYYNPAIHVGSFALPQYLLNALSCEE is encoded by the coding sequence ATGGCCCAAAATGAAATGTGGTATGAGACGCTTCATGCCGGATTTGGACAGTATTTCACGGTAGATAAACTGCTTTATCGCGATAAGACCGCGCATCAGGATCTGGTGATCTTTGAAAATGCCGCCTTTGGGCGAGTGATGGCGCTGGATGGCGTGGTGCAAACCACCGAACGCGATGAGTTCATCTACCACGAAATGATGACCCACGTGCCGATTCTGGCGCACGGCAAAGCAAAACGTGTGCTGATTATTGGCGGTGGCGACGGTGCTATGCTGCGTGAAGTTTCACGCCACTCATCGGTTGAACAGATCACCATGGTGGAAATCGATGCGGGCGTGGTGAGTTTCTGCAAAGAGTACCTGCCGAATCACAGCGCAGGGGCTTTTGACGATACGCGATTGAACCTGGTGATTGATGATGGCGTCAATTTCGTTAATCAGACCGAAGAGAAGTTCGACGTCATTATCTCTGACTGCACCGATCCTATTGGGCCAGGTGAGAGTCTGTTCACCTCCGAGTTCTATGCGGGCTGTAAAAATGCCTTAAATCCAGGCGGCATCTTCGTCGCGCAAAATGGGGTCTGCTTCCTGCAACAAGAAGAAGCCATTAACAGCCATCGTAAACTCAGCCACTACTTCTCAGACGTCAGTTTTTATCAGGCGGCGATCCCTACTTATTATGGCGGCATCATGACCTTCGCCTGGGCCACGGACAACGAAACCCAGCGCCAGTGGGATGCAGCCACTTTGCAATCGCGCTTGGACGATGCGGACCTGCGCTGCCGTTACTACAATCCTGCGATTCATGTCGGTAGCTTCGCCCTGCCGCAGTACCTGCTGAATGCTTTGTCGTGTGAGGAGTGA